Proteins from a single region of Amblyomma americanum isolate KBUSLIRL-KWMA chromosome 10, ASM5285725v1, whole genome shotgun sequence:
- the LOC144108818 gene encoding uncharacterized protein LOC144108818, protein MSFLFLLLAVPAKMVKRLERMLESKKEPDQPVVPCAKVDIGNGVLVDRTILQMLERQCQSSPGKFARALLRNVFTEEELRGKSLYGMKNNVQKGLPVKEALDPVRLSAVIGYTCDHFPGVNVAYLKNSLAALLARELK, encoded by the exons atgtctttccttttccttctccttgCTG tgccagccAAAATGGTGAAACGGCTGGAGAGGATGCTGGAGTCCAAAAAGGAGCCAGATCAGCCTGTTGTGCCATGTGCAAAG GTTGACATTGGGAATGGCGTACTGGTTGACCGCACCATTCTGCAAATGTTGGAGCGGCAGTGTCAAAGCAGCCCTGGGAAATTCGCCAGGGCGCTCCTTCGGAATGTGTTCACGGAGGAGGAGTTGAGGGGAAAGTCCCTCTATGGGATGAAAAATAACGTGCAAAAGGGCCTTCCTGTGAAGGAGGCCCTAGACCCTGTTCGGCTGTCTGCTGTGATAG GGTACACGTGTGACCATTTTCCTGGAGTCAATGTGGCGTATTTAAAAAACAGCCTGGCAGCACTCCTTGCACGGGAACTAAAATAA